A single window of Lonchura striata isolate bLonStr1 chromosome 20, bLonStr1.mat, whole genome shotgun sequence DNA harbors:
- the LOC116184310 gene encoding C-C motif chemokine 5-like, with the protein MKTFTAALSVLFVVVVCYQATSSPISLNFYGPCCVEYITRPLPLSRVVKYEHTGSHCSPPAVIFTTIKDKLVCANPNDKWVQDIMNQLKDHKHSG; encoded by the exons ATGAAGACCTTCACAGCAGCCCTTTCTGTACTTTTTGTGGTTGTTGTCTGCTACCAGGCCACCTCTTCTCCAA TTTCTCTCAATTTTTATGGTCCCTGCTGTGTTGAGTACATCACCAGACCATTGCCCTTGAGCCGTGTGGTAAAGTATGAGCACACAGGCAGCCACTGCTCTCCACCAGCTGTGAT atttACCACCATCAAGGACAAGCTGGTCTGTGCCAACCCTAATGACAAGTGGGTCCAGGACATAATGAATCAATTAAAGGACCATAAGCACAGTGGATGA